From Alienimonas californiensis, a single genomic window includes:
- a CDS encoding glycosyltransferase has product MPVSPPDPPAAPLPLAAVITELDPGGAEQAFVRVVLGLKGRGWAPHMFALRGGSLRESFISAGVPVTLMDSLPGVDPRPLRRYLRQERPPAVLSFLFHANLLTRLTAASAGRPAVVCGVRVAERRRNGHRLLDRLTAPLVDRWVCVGESVRRFCVASPLAGGGGLPVARVVTIPNGVDAERWADAAPADRAALRLPPHGPVLLFAGRLDVQKDPDTLLEAFARLDRRDAHLLIAGDGPLAERVRLWAATNLAGERVRTLGRRDDLPALMRLADAFVLPSRWEGTPNVLLEAAAAGVPIVATAVDGTAEVFTHKETARLVPVGDTAALAEELRWTLDHPADAAAMAERARAVVLQNHCWEAVVAAYDALLREAISERAAGRRPGR; this is encoded by the coding sequence ATGCCCGTCTCGCCCCCGGACCCCCCCGCCGCTCCGCTCCCGTTGGCGGCGGTGATTACCGAACTCGACCCCGGCGGGGCGGAGCAGGCCTTCGTGCGGGTGGTTCTCGGCCTGAAAGGACGGGGCTGGGCACCGCACATGTTTGCCCTGCGGGGTGGGAGTCTGCGGGAGTCATTTATCTCCGCGGGTGTCCCGGTGACGCTGATGGACTCTCTGCCCGGCGTCGACCCGCGACCGCTGCGGCGTTACCTCCGGCAGGAACGCCCGCCGGCGGTGCTGTCGTTCCTCTTCCACGCCAACCTGCTCACCCGCCTGACCGCGGCTTCCGCGGGACGGCCGGCGGTGGTATGCGGGGTGCGGGTCGCGGAGCGGCGCCGCAACGGCCATCGCCTGCTGGACCGCCTGACGGCCCCGCTGGTCGATCGCTGGGTCTGCGTCGGCGAGAGCGTCCGCCGGTTCTGCGTCGCCTCCCCGCTGGCCGGCGGGGGCGGGCTGCCGGTAGCCCGCGTCGTGACGATCCCGAACGGCGTGGACGCCGAACGCTGGGCCGACGCCGCCCCGGCCGACCGGGCGGCGCTGCGACTGCCGCCGCACGGGCCGGTGTTGCTGTTCGCGGGACGGCTCGACGTGCAGAAGGACCCGGACACGCTGCTGGAGGCCTTCGCCCGGCTCGACCGTCGTGACGCTCACCTGTTGATCGCCGGCGACGGACCGCTCGCGGAGCGGGTGCGGCTGTGGGCCGCGACGAACCTGGCCGGGGAGCGGGTGCGGACGCTCGGCCGGCGGGACGACCTGCCGGCGCTGATGCGGCTGGCGGACGCGTTCGTCCTGCCCAGTCGGTGGGAGGGCACGCCGAACGTGCTGCTGGAGGCCGCCGCGGCCGGCGTGCCGATCGTCGCCACGGCCGTCGACGGGACTGCGGAGGTGTTCACGCACAAGGAGACCGCCCGGCTGGTCCCCGTCGGAGACACGGCGGCCCTCGCGGAGGAGCTGCGTTGGACGCTCGATCATCCCGCCGACGCCGCGGCCATGGCGGAGCGGGCGCGGGCCGTCGTCCTCCAGAACCACTGCTGGGAGGCGGTCGTCGCCGCCTACGACGCCCTGCTGCGGGAGGCGATCAGCGAACGGGCCGCCGGTCGGCGTCCCGGGCGGTGA
- a CDS encoding peptidoglycan D,D-transpeptidase FtsI family protein, with protein MPAPPRLRETAAFLGLAAFAAAIAVRLAVLAIGGGESLAATAVRQRQVETTLPARPGDLLDRHGRLLATTVTADSLYLVPRAIPAEEIAACCATLAEAIDADAADLEQKIRERPDGWFLWVRRRLDEDTAGRVRDLALPDEWWGFRAEYRRRTPLGRVGGSVVGLRNLDGRGVNGMERVLDARLRGVPGVRTSVRDARGASRAVLENRSRPPVPGEDVALTIDAAIQRFAEAELDHVQAEFAPVWSCLLITDPHTGETLAAASRPAFDPENLAGLPPAAWTHHAFGTPFEPGSTVKPLFVGAALAEGFATVDETIDCENGRWQVPGTGRLLRDVARRGALTPGEILIHSSNIGVAKLAGRMGNATLHRIAATYGFGRPVGANLPGPAAGSLRPLEGWDDYSTQSVPIGHELTVTAAHLAAAHGALANGGTLLPLTLVRGGRPPVASRVLPREWADWLVAGPLAAVVEEGTARRTRGDDYRLFGKTGTAQLWDAEAGRYAEDRTTASAVIGGPVRAPRLLAVCVVHDPQGETRGGGSVAAPAAANVLRFGLRRLRVAGDAAPLPSPVTARDADRRPVR; from the coding sequence ATGCCCGCGCCGCCCCGACTGCGTGAAACGGCGGCGTTCCTCGGACTCGCCGCATTCGCCGCGGCGATCGCGGTGCGGTTGGCCGTGTTGGCGATCGGCGGGGGCGAGAGCCTCGCCGCGACGGCCGTCCGGCAGCGGCAGGTCGAAACGACCCTCCCCGCCCGCCCCGGCGACTTGCTCGATCGCCACGGCCGCCTGCTCGCCACCACGGTGACGGCCGACAGCCTCTACCTCGTCCCGCGGGCCATTCCCGCGGAGGAGATCGCCGCCTGCTGCGCCACGCTCGCGGAGGCGATCGACGCCGACGCCGCGGACCTGGAGCAGAAGATCCGCGAGCGGCCGGACGGCTGGTTCCTCTGGGTTCGGCGCCGGCTCGACGAAGACACCGCCGGGCGGGTCCGCGACCTCGCCCTGCCCGACGAATGGTGGGGCTTTCGTGCCGAATACCGCCGCCGCACGCCGCTGGGACGGGTGGGCGGCTCGGTCGTGGGCCTGCGGAACCTGGACGGCCGGGGGGTGAACGGGATGGAGCGGGTTCTCGACGCCCGGCTCCGCGGCGTGCCGGGGGTGCGGACGAGCGTGCGGGACGCCCGCGGCGCCTCGCGGGCGGTGCTGGAAAACCGCTCCCGCCCGCCGGTGCCCGGGGAGGACGTGGCCCTGACGATCGACGCCGCGATCCAGCGCTTCGCCGAGGCGGAGCTGGACCACGTGCAGGCGGAGTTCGCCCCGGTCTGGTCCTGCCTGCTGATCACTGATCCACACACCGGCGAGACCCTCGCCGCCGCCAGCCGCCCGGCGTTCGACCCGGAGAACCTCGCCGGCCTGCCCCCCGCCGCCTGGACGCATCACGCCTTCGGCACGCCGTTCGAGCCCGGCTCCACCGTCAAACCGCTGTTCGTCGGCGCCGCCCTGGCGGAGGGGTTCGCCACCGTCGACGAGACGATCGACTGCGAAAACGGCCGCTGGCAGGTGCCCGGCACCGGCCGTCTGCTGCGGGACGTCGCCCGCCGGGGGGCGCTCACGCCGGGGGAGATCCTCATTCACTCCAGCAACATCGGCGTCGCCAAACTGGCCGGGCGGATGGGCAATGCCACGCTGCACCGCATCGCGGCGACGTACGGCTTCGGCCGGCCGGTCGGGGCGAATCTGCCGGGGCCGGCCGCCGGCTCGCTCCGTCCGCTGGAGGGATGGGACGACTACAGCACGCAATCGGTGCCGATCGGCCACGAACTGACCGTGACCGCGGCCCACCTCGCCGCGGCCCACGGGGCGCTGGCGAACGGCGGCACCCTGTTGCCGCTCACGCTGGTGCGGGGGGGCCGGCCGCCGGTGGCCTCGCGGGTGTTGCCGCGGGAATGGGCCGACTGGCTGGTCGCCGGTCCGCTGGCCGCCGTCGTGGAGGAAGGCACCGCCCGCCGGACCCGGGGCGACGACTACCGCCTGTTCGGCAAGACGGGCACCGCCCAACTCTGGGACGCCGAGGCCGGCCGCTACGCCGAGGACCGCACGACCGCCTCCGCCGTGATCGGCGGGCCGGTGCGGGCGCCGCGGCTGCTGGCCGTCTGCGTGGTGCACGATCCGCAGGGGGAGACGCGCGGCGGCGGCTCCGTCGCCGCCCCGGCCGCGGCGAATGTGCTGCGATTCGGCCTCCGCCGCCTGCGGGTGGCGGGCGACGCGGCCCCGCTCCCCAGTCCAGTCACCGCCCGGGACGCCGACCGGCGGCCCGTTCGCTGA